In the genome of Thermosphaera aggregans DSM 11486, one region contains:
- a CDS encoding fumarylacetoacetate hydrolase family protein: MEENRVFDYIYGFTIFSDITAHDIEMIQPGYVLYQQRAKAFDTFSPMGP, encoded by the coding sequence GTGGAGGAGAACAGAGTATTCGACTACATTTACGGTTTCACAATATTCAGCGATATAACAGCCCACGACATAGAAATGATTCAACCAGGCTATGTTCTCTACCAGCAACGCGCGAAAGCCTTTGACACGTTCTCTCCCATGGGGCCTTAG
- a CDS encoding SufD family Fe-S cluster assembly protein, producing the protein MSITDLLREGFQRHGDSPTVKHYSDWGVYRDVFEKLANGELGLERKILVEASGGVRIEGRGEISLYELNSNLSKYHMILSNEAIVAGFHGGKGFINVKPVAEAGVNIGNLIARIDSPGTLVLKVVNNVSNGLLLLGLNVNVADNVEASIIVDVEEAPGSASSINFRVGTGRGSISNLVFLLSPGRMMRMEGLIRPGDNSLMLARLTGVLNENSRIDAVVDGLIDGLNTTLNLYSTLYLSKHSTGSVRGRGTISSKASDARLVYGFESILEEEAVAYMQPFLEVNSNRVLEARHYARNYLVTVDKLFYLATRGLSFSEAKNIVLTGLLTSLMPGELRSYCYSEIKRRMRSLPED; encoded by the coding sequence TTGAGCATTACTGATCTACTTAGGGAGGGGTTTCAAAGACACGGGGACTCGCCGACCGTGAAGCACTACTCTGATTGGGGCGTTTACAGGGATGTTTTCGAGAAACTTGCTAACGGGGAATTGGGGTTAGAGAGGAAGATTTTGGTTGAAGCATCGGGCGGTGTGCGAATAGAGGGGCGGGGCGAGATAAGTCTTTACGAGCTAAACTCGAACCTTTCTAAATACCACATGATCCTGAGCAACGAGGCCATTGTCGCAGGTTTCCACGGGGGTAAAGGCTTCATCAACGTGAAACCAGTAGCTGAGGCGGGCGTGAATATCGGGAACCTCATTGCAAGGATTGACTCACCGGGTACGCTTGTATTAAAGGTCGTTAACAACGTATCTAATGGTTTACTTCTACTTGGATTGAACGTTAACGTAGCCGATAATGTTGAGGCAAGCATCATCGTCGACGTGGAGGAGGCCCCCGGGTCTGCTTCAAGCATCAACTTCAGAGTGGGGACAGGGAGGGGCTCGATAAGCAACCTCGTCTTCCTTTTAAGCCCTGGGAGAATGATGAGGATGGAGGGCTTGATAAGGCCTGGCGACAACTCACTCATGCTTGCCAGGTTAACAGGTGTTTTAAACGAGAACAGCAGGATTGACGCGGTTGTTGACGGGCTTATTGATGGTTTAAACACCACGTTAAACCTATACTCGACACTCTACCTGAGTAAGCATTCAACAGGCAGTGTGCGAGGCAGGGGGACAATATCGTCGAAAGCCTCGGATGCGAGGCTTGTGTACGGGTTTGAATCGATCCTTGAGGAGGAGGCTGTAGCGTATATGCAACCATTTCTCGAGGTAAACAGTAACAGGGTTTTGGAGGCTAGGCACTATGCTAGAAACTACCTAGTTACTGTTGACAAGCTCTTCTACCTAGCAACGAGAGGGTTGAGCTTCAGCGAGGCTAAGAACATCGTTCTGACAGGGTTGTTAACCAGTCTAATGCCGGGCGAGCTCAGGAGCTACTGCTACAGTGAAATAAAAAGAAGAATGAGGAGTCTCCCGGAGGACTAG
- a CDS encoding DUF401 family protein produces the protein MTLGPDPMLVFAISVCSAIILVLKRVNIALAITTAFLLYSIPLLGVNAFNVVIESFNATMLNTVLSLTFAMVLANLYRNTKASKEMVDSFESLGWRTASIGVPAAIGLLPMPAGAYVSATMIDPIYSKAGFNGVEKTFLNYWFRHIWVSTWPLYQNIILASAVLGLSYGELFARTWVVMVSSAISGAVLFTYISRGRAVSSGGNRRLKGLIHLWPFPLIALLSIYLNLPLYTALLIVVALFLILYRPDASVIKQAVKKSLDPTLIGLIIISLVFGNSIRISGLANTLAERLAGYGALAVFAVPFSIVIATGFEFTFVALGFPALKNLLTMSWYYTTLAFLGGFLGAMLSPAHACLVMSAKHFNTPLHKVYKYTFPATLMTMFVSLFLIFLSNTLYA, from the coding sequence TTGACCCTGGGGCCAGACCCTATGTTAGTGTTTGCAATATCGGTCTGCTCGGCAATCATCCTTGTGTTGAAGAGAGTTAACATTGCATTAGCAATAACAACCGCTTTTCTACTCTATTCTATTCCACTGCTAGGTGTGAATGCTTTCAACGTGGTGATTGAATCTTTCAACGCCACAATGCTTAACACCGTGTTATCTCTAACCTTTGCAATGGTTCTCGCAAACCTCTATAGGAACACTAAAGCTTCTAAGGAGATGGTTGATTCTTTCGAATCACTAGGCTGGAGAACAGCGTCTATCGGTGTGCCGGCGGCGATCGGGTTGCTCCCAATGCCCGCCGGTGCATATGTTTCAGCCACGATGATCGATCCTATATACTCGAAAGCAGGGTTTAACGGGGTGGAGAAGACCTTTCTCAATTACTGGTTTAGACACATATGGGTTTCAACCTGGCCTCTCTACCAGAACATCATACTTGCTTCCGCAGTGCTTGGACTATCGTACGGTGAGCTCTTCGCTAGGACCTGGGTTGTAATGGTTTCCTCAGCCATTTCCGGAGCCGTATTGTTCACATATATTTCTAGGGGAAGGGCTGTCAGCTCGGGCGGGAATCGTAGGTTGAAAGGGTTGATCCACCTCTGGCCCTTCCCGTTGATAGCACTCCTCTCCATCTACCTCAACCTGCCGCTCTACACGGCCCTTTTAATAGTGGTAGCATTATTCCTGATACTTTACCGTCCCGATGCCAGCGTGATTAAACAGGCCGTTAAGAAGTCTCTCGACCCGACATTGATAGGCTTAATAATAATCTCCCTCGTCTTCGGCAACTCTATAAGGATTAGTGGTTTGGCGAATACTCTAGCAGAGCGCTTAGCAGGCTACGGTGCCCTGGCAGTATTTGCTGTTCCATTCTCAATAGTTATAGCCACTGGTTTCGAGTTCACGTTCGTGGCACTGGGCTTCCCGGCTTTGAAAAACCTGTTAACAATGTCATGGTATTATACAACCCTTGCATTCCTGGGAGGCTTCCTCGGCGCAATGCTCTCTCCGGCTCATGCATGCCTAGTAATGTCTGCGAAACACTTCAACACCCCTCTCCATAAAGTATACAAGTACACGTTTCCCGCAACCTTAATGACAATGTTTGTATCACTCTTCCTTATCTTCCTCTCGAACACCCTGTATGCGTGA
- the sufC gene encoding Fe-S cluster assembly ATPase SufC, producing MLEVKDLVVEVSERRVVNGVSFKVDAGELAVIMGPNGSGKSSLAYAIMGHPQYKVVSGSVIIDGVDYTSRPTHERALAGVFLGFQNPVEIPGVNLYMLLRSVLNKKMGRTDISEYVEGLEKRVRNEAILIGLKEELLERDLNMGFSGGEKKRSEILQARVIRPKYIILDEPDSGLDVDGVRSVADYIKEALLAGSSIILITHYPRVVEYVSPSKVYVMYRGRFVAEGGLELIDKINREGYRWLEAVGVESAGT from the coding sequence ATGCTCGAGGTCAAGGATCTCGTGGTCGAGGTTTCAGAGCGGAGAGTGGTTAACGGGGTTAGTTTCAAGGTTGACGCTGGCGAGCTGGCGGTGATAATGGGCCCTAACGGTAGCGGTAAGAGCAGCCTAGCCTACGCCATCATGGGGCATCCTCAGTACAAGGTGGTCTCCGGCAGTGTGATAATAGACGGGGTGGACTACACTTCCAGGCCGACTCACGAGCGCGCGTTAGCAGGGGTTTTCCTAGGTTTCCAAAACCCTGTGGAGATCCCCGGTGTAAACCTCTACATGCTCCTGAGGAGTGTTTTAAACAAGAAGATGGGGAGAACGGATATTTCGGAGTATGTTGAAGGATTGGAGAAGAGGGTTAGGAATGAAGCTATTCTAATAGGGTTGAAGGAAGAGCTGCTTGAGCGGGATTTAAACATGGGTTTCAGCGGGGGAGAGAAGAAGAGGTCCGAGATCCTTCAGGCGCGCGTGATCAGGCCTAAATACATAATTCTAGACGAGCCGGACAGCGGCTTGGACGTTGACGGTGTCAGGAGTGTTGCGGATTATATTAAGGAGGCATTACTCGCGGGTTCCTCAATAATACTGATTACCCATTACCCTAGGGTTGTAGAATACGTTTCCCCCAGCAAAGTCTACGTCATGTATCGCGGCAGGTTCGTGGCTGAGGGCGGTTTGGAGCTTATAGACAAGATCAACAGGGAGGGCTACAGATGGCTAGAGGCTGTGGGCGTTGAAAGCGCTGGAACTTGA
- a CDS encoding PLP-dependent cysteine synthase family protein — protein MRERSLPLEHYIDVVKEILRRKRTRPVMIDKEGYVETGLEVFNGLEAIGTRLIPVAEDESELSVEVPIEQLGFYDNVIGDSTRVYTDLLELLERDVPTPLLRIKNLSSNTVTVWAKLEWYHPLSLSIKDRIAWYMVKRAREYGLLQAERIYEATSTNTGLGIVGIANYLGLKTRVYLPITAQHCVDYLFKALGSEVVRVPTQLTVEAVKKVIEDAKRDNAYTLNQFENDNNFIVHLKYTAKEIGYQLRKMGRRPRAIVSGLGTSGHISALAVYFKSMYGDVKVYGVQPSKDSFIPGLRRVETGMKWLGYADLDGVTDVSLEEAFNTVIHLARKEGLLIGLSGGAAVYAAKKLIEAGAIDGDVVIVIPDHGMKYIELFEYLIEKCVEEPGGARE, from the coding sequence GTGAGGGAGAGATCGCTTCCGCTGGAACACTACATAGATGTTGTAAAAGAGATTCTACGCAGGAAGAGAACTCGACCCGTTATGATTGATAAAGAAGGCTATGTTGAAACGGGGCTTGAGGTTTTTAATGGGCTAGAAGCCATTGGCACAAGGCTCATACCAGTAGCCGAGGACGAGTCCGAGCTCAGTGTTGAAGTGCCTATTGAACAGCTCGGCTTTTACGACAATGTTATCGGGGATTCTACACGCGTTTACACTGACCTGCTAGAGCTACTCGAGCGGGATGTACCTACCCCCTTGTTAAGGATCAAAAACCTCAGTAGCAACACGGTCACTGTCTGGGCTAAGTTAGAATGGTACCACCCATTAAGCCTGAGCATTAAGGACAGAATTGCCTGGTACATGGTGAAGCGTGCACGAGAATATGGCTTGTTGCAGGCGGAGAGAATTTACGAAGCCACGTCAACTAACACTGGACTAGGCATAGTCGGCATTGCAAACTATTTGGGGTTAAAAACTAGGGTGTATCTTCCAATAACAGCTCAACACTGTGTTGACTACTTGTTCAAAGCGCTGGGAAGCGAGGTTGTCAGAGTACCCACACAACTGACAGTTGAAGCCGTGAAAAAAGTCATCGAGGACGCTAAGAGGGACAACGCATACACACTTAATCAGTTCGAAAACGATAACAACTTCATCGTGCACTTGAAGTACACTGCGAAGGAGATTGGTTACCAGTTAAGGAAGATGGGTAGAAGACCGCGCGCCATCGTGAGCGGTCTCGGCACATCAGGACACATTTCGGCACTCGCTGTCTACTTTAAGAGCATGTATGGGGATGTCAAGGTTTACGGTGTTCAACCATCGAAAGATAGCTTCATACCTGGTCTTAGAAGGGTTGAAACTGGGATGAAATGGCTTGGCTATGCAGATCTAGACGGGGTTACGGATGTTTCGCTTGAAGAAGCCTTCAACACTGTAATACATCTTGCGAGAAAAGAAGGCCTGCTCATAGGTCTCAGCGGCGGTGCCGCAGTCTACGCCGCCAAGAAGCTAATAGAGGCTGGAGCGATAGATGGGGACGTGGTCATCGTAATACCGGATCATGGCATGAAGTATATAGAGCTCTTCGAATACCTAATCGAAAAATGCGTTGAAGAACCAGGAGGTGCCAGGGAGTAG
- a CDS encoding carbohydrate ABC transporter permease, whose product MSVKKILYPSRVGIALALASIVLYVFFSIWPLFFSIGIAFTNATEENLLPNPEVLKEIDNTLACINVITTQENLTERAEDVVEKVANTLRALEKELIAFKQAVEESEDHTTDLYVMLNASAIYVTVQGLRLIPEQVQKTFNCTEIGFQPTRPLISSEAVRNLSVIYDSVSRLSSQYLVMGRDDLLNSINLTIYLIRSAEEYFTGMSSDLQGYFEIVSQSLISDRERLTMRYVGLENFKKLFADPRFVYSLYKTAVFVATSVPLKLLVGVALAFIYSSPLVWGRKVLRGLILAPWAIPILLSGLTWRFLFNPNGQLGKMLGLDIYNYEWDAFIVYNLFETWLAYPFVMTVTMGALAGVSKDLVEASYIDGASAFTRLRRVVLPLISKPLMFAAILTTGASLQAFMVPLLLNGGGPTKPISIPGLGTRSGNVNEFLILFGYNRVSIDKDYGYAAATYLVIVLLLLVYVTIWFVSSKKLRGGR is encoded by the coding sequence ATGAGCGTTAAAAAGATTTTATACCCCTCTCGCGTTGGGATCGCTCTTGCCCTGGCAAGCATTGTTCTTTACGTGTTTTTCAGTATTTGGCCTCTTTTCTTCTCCATCGGCATAGCTTTCACCAATGCCACTGAGGAAAATCTCCTCCCCAACCCTGAGGTTTTAAAGGAAATAGATAACACGTTAGCATGCATTAATGTGATCACGACACAGGAGAACCTGACAGAGAGAGCGGAAGACGTTGTTGAAAAAGTCGCTAACACATTGAGAGCGCTTGAAAAAGAGTTAATCGCTTTCAAGCAAGCTGTTGAGGAATCGGAGGATCACACTACTGATTTATACGTGATGCTTAACGCTTCAGCAATATATGTCACGGTTCAAGGACTTAGGTTGATACCGGAGCAGGTTCAGAAAACTTTCAACTGTACTGAAATAGGTTTCCAGCCGACAAGGCCCCTGATCTCCTCAGAGGCTGTTAGAAACCTCAGCGTAATATACGACTCGGTATCCCGGCTCTCCTCACAGTACCTCGTGATGGGTAGGGATGATTTGCTAAACAGTATCAACCTTACAATCTACTTGATACGCAGTGCTGAGGAATACTTCACGGGGATGAGCAGTGACCTGCAAGGCTACTTCGAAATAGTTTCCCAGAGCTTGATAAGCGACCGCGAAAGGTTGACAATGAGGTATGTAGGGCTTGAAAACTTTAAGAAACTGTTCGCTGACCCGAGATTCGTTTACTCTCTTTATAAGACAGCTGTTTTCGTAGCTACAAGCGTACCCCTCAAACTCCTAGTGGGCGTTGCACTCGCATTCATCTACTCCTCGCCACTGGTATGGGGACGAAAGGTGTTGAGAGGTCTAATACTCGCGCCATGGGCGATCCCAATCCTTCTCTCAGGCCTGACATGGAGATTCCTGTTCAACCCGAACGGTCAGCTCGGAAAGATGCTTGGATTAGACATATACAACTATGAGTGGGATGCTTTCATAGTGTACAACTTGTTCGAGACCTGGCTTGCATACCCGTTCGTAATGACGGTGACCATGGGAGCTCTCGCAGGGGTTTCCAAAGACCTCGTGGAAGCATCGTACATAGATGGGGCCTCAGCTTTCACAAGGCTGAGAAGGGTTGTACTACCCCTTATCTCGAAGCCCTTAATGTTCGCTGCAATACTTACTACAGGAGCGTCCCTACAGGCGTTCATGGTTCCACTACTTCTCAACGGAGGCGGCCCTACAAAACCTATTTCAATCCCGGGACTTGGAACACGCTCGGGAAACGTCAACGAATTCCTCATACTTTTCGGCTACAACAGGGTTTCAATAGACAAAGACTACGGGTATGCTGCGGCAACATACCTGGTTATAGTCCTCTTACTGCTGGTGTACGTAACCATATGGTTTGTTTCCTCGAAGAAGCTGAGAGGTGGGCGTTGA
- a CDS encoding fumarylacetoacetate hydrolase family protein, with product MVYGIEEIIEFLSEIMTLEPGDIISLGSPPAGPPEGLRPGDVIEAEIEHMSVLTNYMVQPLHVKFQVRIFTTEILLL from the coding sequence GTGGTTTACGGGATCGAGGAAATAATCGAGTTCCTGAGCGAAATAATGACGTTGGAACCAGGAGATATAATATCCCTGGGAAGCCCGCCTGCAGGACCTCCTGAAGGACTACGGCCAGGGGATGTTATCGAGGCAGAAATAGAACATATGAGTGTCTTAACTAATTACATGGTACAACCCCTACACGTTAAGTTTCAAGTAAGAATTTTTACAACTGAAATCCTCCTTCTTTAA
- a CDS encoding cation-translocating P-type ATPase: MSKPWHSMKPEEALAVFNVNPDEGLSSEEATRRLSQYGPNEIMVKKKHPVFLLLRQFSNFLIIILLVATVISAALGEIVDAAAIITIVIIMGVMGFIQEYKAEKAIEALKSMAVPYCTVLRNGVVTEIPASQLVPGDILIVKEGDKVPADARIIESEDLLVDESPLTGESTPVEKDSDTVLPPETPVSDRRNMVFRGTYVVGGKGKAVVVSTGSSTEIGRIAKAIAEAKEEKTLLEQELDSFGKKIGLIILGIAAIVFITSLIEGYLGVIDAFMVSVALAVAAIPEGLPAIATALLAIGAYRMAKKKALVRRLGAVETLGAVDVICSDKTGTITKGEMTVKIVKMLGKHCKVEGAGYEPSGKVLCNPGEPGEDSFLYEIIAAHTSVDVALTREGSSWRVKGSPTEGAALVLAYKALGEEGVRKAVEKYLLVKTYPFDRFRKRKTTVHQVGGKYLVVSTGAPELLLDISTKVQGSSEEELTREVKEALSAEIEKLASQGYRTFGVAYKWMDVFSEDYDVSQVETGLVFYAVLGIIDPPREEVVEALKTASRAGIKTIMVTGDHKLTAIAVARMIGLEASEETVLEGRELDKMSDEDLARVVDKINVYARVTPEHKARIVKALKAKGYKVAMTGDGVNDAPALKLADVGIAMGVRGTDVAKEASQLILLDDNYSTIVEAVKEGRIIFDNLKKPINYLLTANMGEVGTVFGAELLYLPPPLRPIHLLWVNVVTDALPAVALGLEPAEPGIMEKPPTEYRGGLITRRKILYYVVFGALISGFTILAFTMNSQSLLMAQTAAFTTIVLSEFGRALASRSENKPLWRIRFNKWLIPALAASLALHVVTIYTPLNQVFYTTPLPLSMWIYGLVASFLLWLIDEVRKAIGVKI; this comes from the coding sequence TTGAGCAAGCCATGGCACTCCATGAAGCCCGAGGAAGCCCTGGCCGTCTTCAACGTTAACCCGGATGAAGGGCTCTCCAGCGAGGAGGCAACTAGAAGGCTCTCCCAGTACGGCCCTAACGAGATCATGGTTAAGAAGAAGCACCCGGTCTTCCTCCTGCTTCGACAGTTCTCCAACTTCCTTATCATAATCCTTCTAGTAGCCACCGTGATCTCGGCTGCTCTCGGAGAGATTGTGGACGCGGCGGCCATCATAACCATTGTGATCATAATGGGGGTAATGGGTTTCATCCAGGAGTATAAGGCTGAGAAAGCTATTGAAGCGTTGAAATCTATGGCTGTTCCCTACTGCACTGTGCTAAGGAATGGTGTAGTAACCGAGATACCTGCTTCACAGCTTGTCCCAGGAGACATTCTCATAGTCAAGGAGGGGGATAAGGTCCCGGCTGATGCGAGGATAATTGAATCAGAAGACCTCCTGGTTGACGAGTCGCCTTTAACCGGGGAGTCAACACCTGTTGAGAAGGATTCTGATACAGTGCTCCCGCCGGAAACCCCTGTGAGCGATAGGAGAAACATGGTTTTCAGGGGAACCTATGTAGTTGGAGGTAAGGGGAAGGCTGTCGTTGTTTCAACAGGCTCCTCAACCGAAATAGGAAGGATCGCCAAGGCTATCGCTGAGGCCAAGGAGGAGAAAACCCTTCTAGAACAAGAGCTTGACTCTTTCGGGAAGAAAATAGGACTTATAATACTGGGGATAGCGGCCATAGTCTTCATAACATCCCTGATAGAGGGCTACCTAGGAGTCATAGACGCCTTCATGGTTTCAGTAGCTCTGGCTGTGGCCGCAATACCTGAAGGCCTCCCCGCAATAGCCACCGCCCTTCTTGCCATAGGTGCTTACAGAATGGCGAAGAAGAAGGCACTGGTGAGGAGGCTTGGAGCTGTTGAAACCCTTGGCGCAGTGGACGTCATCTGCAGTGATAAAACGGGAACAATCACCAAGGGAGAGATGACCGTTAAAATAGTGAAAATGCTGGGAAAACACTGCAAGGTCGAGGGCGCGGGATATGAGCCGTCGGGGAAGGTGCTGTGTAATCCGGGAGAACCCGGTGAAGACTCGTTCCTGTATGAAATCATAGCCGCTCACACAAGCGTCGACGTAGCATTAACAAGAGAGGGCTCCTCGTGGAGGGTGAAGGGCTCGCCCACCGAGGGGGCGGCCCTAGTGCTAGCGTACAAAGCCCTGGGGGAAGAAGGTGTTAGGAAGGCTGTTGAAAAATACCTGTTGGTGAAAACATATCCCTTCGACAGGTTCAGGAAGAGAAAGACAACTGTTCACCAGGTGGGAGGGAAATACCTAGTGGTGTCAACCGGGGCTCCCGAGCTCTTGCTCGATATTTCAACGAAAGTACAGGGGAGTAGTGAGGAAGAGTTGACGAGAGAGGTTAAGGAGGCCTTGTCAGCAGAGATTGAGAAGCTGGCTTCCCAAGGCTACAGGACGTTCGGGGTCGCCTATAAATGGATGGATGTTTTCAGCGAGGATTACGATGTATCACAGGTTGAAACAGGCCTAGTCTTCTACGCCGTCCTCGGGATAATAGACCCGCCGCGGGAAGAAGTCGTAGAGGCCTTGAAAACCGCCAGCAGGGCCGGTATTAAAACAATCATGGTTACAGGAGACCATAAGTTAACAGCTATCGCTGTAGCAAGGATGATAGGTTTGGAAGCCAGCGAGGAAACAGTCCTGGAGGGGAGGGAGCTGGATAAGATGAGCGATGAGGATCTTGCCAGAGTAGTCGACAAGATAAACGTCTACGCGAGAGTCACCCCCGAGCACAAGGCAAGGATTGTTAAAGCGTTGAAGGCGAAAGGCTATAAGGTCGCGATGACGGGGGACGGGGTTAACGATGCCCCAGCGTTAAAGCTCGCTGACGTTGGGATTGCAATGGGGGTGAGGGGGACTGATGTTGCTAAAGAGGCTTCACAGCTCATCCTTCTAGACGACAACTACTCCACTATAGTTGAAGCTGTTAAGGAGGGCAGGATTATATTTGATAATTTGAAGAAGCCGATAAACTACTTGTTAACAGCCAACATGGGCGAGGTCGGCACGGTTTTCGGTGCTGAACTACTGTACCTCCCACCCCCGCTCAGACCTATCCACCTACTATGGGTTAACGTTGTCACTGACGCTCTTCCCGCAGTAGCCCTCGGCCTCGAGCCGGCTGAGCCGGGCATTATGGAGAAGCCTCCCACTGAGTATAGGGGAGGGTTGATAACTCGAAGGAAAATACTATACTATGTTGTGTTCGGAGCACTCATATCCGGGTTCACGATACTTGCTTTCACCATGAATTCTCAATCTCTGCTAATGGCCCAGACAGCTGCTTTCACGACAATAGTGCTCTCAGAGTTCGGCAGGGCCCTAGCCTCGAGGAGTGAGAACAAGCCTTTGTGGAGGATAAGGTTCAACAAGTGGCTTATCCCGGCGCTGGCTGCATCGCTAGCGTTACATGTCGTGACAATCTACACCCCGCTGAACCAGGTATTCTACACTACCCCGCTACCGCTGAGCATGTGGATTTACGGGCTAGTTGCTTCATTCCTATTATGGCTTATAGATGAGGTAAGGAAGGCTATCGGGGTTAAAATCTAG
- the sufB gene encoding Fe-S cluster assembly protein SufB, which yields MKALELDEQIYIEGVSYPKEVELRGRISKGLVEEISRLKKEPEWMTRHRLRALEYFEKAPMPKWLTGIWSIDLDEISSYYIKPAHPKAEKWEDLPEEIRRIYEKLNLPETYAKYLAGLTTVLDSESVYTTMKDLLKDLGVIMVSMEEAVQKYPDIVKQYFGRVFPYTDHKFAALHHALWSGGVFVYVPRNVRIPYPVEAFFFIGSELEGQFEHTIVVTDENSEITFIEGCSAPRLKTFSFHDGMVELYAHQGSRLNFVTVQNWSRDIVNLNNKRGIAERNSLIEWIEGSIGSKITITYPSTILKGEYAKTNSTVVGIANGPFIKDTGSKIVHAAPYTSSRVVSKSISAKRGINIYRGMVQVNKGAKGAKSFVQCESLILDKDSKSYTYPIIHAFENDADIAHEATTARISEDQLFYLKSRGLSERESLSLMILGFIRDVFPRLPFEYVSMLTKVIQLEFSEMGGVG from the coding sequence TTGAAAGCGCTGGAACTTGATGAGCAAATCTATATTGAGGGGGTATCTTACCCCAAGGAGGTTGAGTTAAGAGGGAGGATTTCTAAAGGGCTTGTAGAGGAGATCTCAAGGCTTAAGAAGGAGCCTGAATGGATGACCCGCCACAGGCTAAGAGCTCTCGAGTACTTCGAGAAAGCCCCCATGCCCAAGTGGTTGACCGGTATCTGGAGCATAGACCTCGATGAAATATCATCATACTACATTAAGCCGGCTCACCCTAAGGCTGAGAAGTGGGAGGACCTACCGGAGGAGATCAGGAGGATTTACGAGAAACTCAACCTTCCAGAGACTTATGCTAAATATCTCGCGGGCTTAACGACAGTGCTGGATAGCGAGAGCGTCTACACCACAATGAAGGATTTGCTCAAAGACCTAGGCGTCATAATGGTTTCAATGGAGGAGGCTGTTCAAAAGTACCCTGATATCGTTAAACAATACTTCGGGAGAGTCTTCCCCTACACAGATCACAAGTTCGCCGCCCTCCACCATGCCTTATGGAGCGGCGGGGTATTCGTGTACGTGCCCAGGAACGTTAGAATACCCTACCCTGTTGAAGCATTCTTCTTCATAGGAAGTGAGCTCGAGGGGCAGTTTGAGCACACTATTGTGGTGACTGACGAGAATAGCGAGATAACCTTCATCGAAGGATGTAGCGCTCCGAGGCTTAAAACCTTCAGCTTCCACGATGGAATGGTTGAGCTTTACGCCCACCAGGGGTCGAGGCTCAACTTCGTAACTGTTCAAAACTGGAGCAGGGATATTGTCAACTTAAATAATAAAAGAGGGATTGCGGAGAGAAACTCGCTTATTGAGTGGATAGAGGGGAGCATCGGGAGCAAGATAACCATTACCTATCCTTCAACCATCTTGAAGGGAGAGTATGCGAAGACGAACAGCACTGTGGTCGGAATTGCAAACGGGCCGTTCATAAAGGATACTGGTTCGAAAATAGTTCACGCAGCCCCTTACACGTCGAGCAGGGTAGTATCCAAGAGCATTAGCGCTAAGCGGGGTATAAACATTTACAGGGGTATGGTGCAGGTCAACAAGGGGGCTAAGGGAGCCAAGAGCTTCGTCCAGTGCGAGAGCCTGATCCTGGACAAGGACAGCAAGAGCTACACGTACCCTATCATACACGCTTTCGAGAACGATGCCGACATAGCTCACGAGGCAACTACTGCAAGGATAAGCGAGGATCAATTATTCTACTTGAAATCGAGAGGTCTTTCGGAGAGAGAATCCCTTTCATTAATGATACTTGGCTTTATAAGGGACGTCTTCCCGAGGCTCCCCTTCGAATACGTTTCAATGCTCACCAAGGTTATCCAGCTAGAGTTCAGCGAGATGGGTGGTGTGGGTTGA